One Bacillus alveayuensis DNA segment encodes these proteins:
- a CDS encoding transposase (product_source=KO:K07484; cath_funfam=4.10.280.10; ko=KO:K07484; pfam=PF03050), translated as MTTFLLAAKQVVEQNDGALPEEEAKRWERVYDRILDKAHRQLEGRTPLPKKALSFVRRLQKRMEEALRFLREAHVPFDNNQAERDLRMIKVKQNISGTFRQEEFAQSFCITSSIVSTLTKHDKPIWDSLCLLLMGETIDNVLS; from the coding sequence ATGACAACATTTCTGCTCGCTGCCAAACAGGTGGTTGAACAGAATGATGGTGCCCTTCCTGAGGAAGAAGCAAAACGTTGGGAGCGTGTGTATGATCGCATATTGGACAAAGCGCACCGACAGTTGGAAGGGAGGACGCCTCTTCCGAAAAAAGCGCTCTCCTTTGTTCGGCGGCTACAGAAACGGATGGAAGAAGCGTTACGATTTTTGCGCGAAGCCCACGTTCCGTTTGACAACAACCAAGCTGAACGAGATCTTCGTATGATCAAAGTCAAACAGAACATTTCGGGAACGTTTCGCCAAGAAGAGTTCGCTCAATCCTTTTGCATCACAAGCAGCATCGTGTCCACGCTCACCAAACATGACAAACCGATCTGGGATTCGTTATGTCTCCTGTTGATGGGTGAAACGATCGACAACGTTTTGTCCTAA